From a region of the Rhabdothermincola sediminis genome:
- a CDS encoding sulfotransferase, whose product MAARTPTLVHVIGTPRGGTHIVGRVIGALPGALYGGELTSLWRSLRRDPDLRCACGDPTRACPVWADATDLAPAELDRLLALQRQVAPSDRSWRRARAVLRRLGAGDEPTGAEARYLRRLESRVQVLAWANDARLVVDVSKNPTDAVLTSLAGTIGTLVVHVVRDPRGVVNSVRRRGSAGPDTDARVALAWLAQHTTVARIGDAIGPRYVQVGYEAFCADPETALAPVLDQLGLANSDFPDTASPDCPVFFHNPAPGVPGGRQGIQVRLDDRWRRELPAASRLIVRSLTWPWRAGETEQPERSGQPPRSGRLTPPPPPPRRARALPAPA is encoded by the coding sequence ATGGCCGCACGGACGCCGACCCTGGTCCACGTCATCGGCACTCCGCGAGGAGGCACGCACATCGTGGGACGGGTGATCGGCGCACTGCCCGGCGCCCTCTACGGCGGGGAGCTCACCTCCCTGTGGCGGTCGCTGCGGCGGGACCCCGATCTGCGCTGCGCGTGCGGCGATCCCACCCGCGCCTGCCCGGTATGGGCAGACGCCACCGATCTCGCGCCGGCGGAGCTGGATCGCCTGCTCGCCCTCCAACGCCAGGTCGCTCCCTCCGACCGGAGCTGGCGGCGGGCCCGGGCAGTGCTCCGCCGGCTCGGCGCCGGTGACGAACCCACCGGCGCCGAAGCACGCTACCTCCGCCGCCTGGAGAGCCGGGTCCAGGTGCTGGCGTGGGCGAACGACGCCCGGCTGGTCGTCGACGTGTCGAAGAACCCCACCGACGCCGTGCTGACCTCGCTCGCGGGGACGATCGGCACGCTCGTGGTACACGTCGTGCGCGACCCCCGAGGGGTGGTCAACTCGGTGCGCCGGCGCGGGAGCGCCGGTCCCGACACCGACGCCCGGGTGGCTCTGGCCTGGCTGGCCCAGCACACGACGGTGGCCCGCATCGGCGACGCGATCGGTCCCCGCTACGTGCAGGTGGGCTACGAGGCGTTCTGCGCGGACCCCGAGACGGCCCTCGCCCCCGTGCTGGATCAGCTCGGGTTGGCGAACTCGGATTTCCCGGACACGGCGTCCCCCGACTGCCCGGTGTTCTTCCACAACCCCGCACCGGGCGTGCCGGGTGGACGCCAAGGTATACAGGTGCGACTCGACGACCGCTGGCGGCGGGAGTTACCCGCCGCCAGCCGTCTGATCGTGCGATCACTCACCTGGCCCTGGCGAGCCGGTGAGACCGAACAGCCGGAGCGCTCCGGTCAGCCTCCGCGATCCGGTCGGCTCACGCCTCCACCACCGCCACCGCGGCGCGCTCGAGCTCTGCCCGCACCTGCCTGA
- a CDS encoding DUF6398 domain-containing protein, whose protein sequence is MARRGRHRKGGRVTPKGTRPLSYQLRQPGETGWHDPEPDLLRNVRRAAADDDPLPLLALASSLLGAVDPRGVDPFESPEPRADHLTRDELIHSFLEVDRPETSVLLAAIAALSTDDVESRRITRVLDQRGHRLPAWLTTIGDSQAYQTIEMVHVLGDGDNVVVGVRLPSGHELTAVVYIDHNLGTIVKDAFVVPEPIGELTEMMRATANDPDTTFSEIPLADAKARIVEAIELASITYPPFESDTWPACRALVEWMAGLLPAGGRGYERPVWTDDDRQALTDRFFASPVGAPLDDRDRRDLLDTFLWFGCDYGPGDPMRWSPVAVEILLLDWLPRKVMAGQAFLAKAPDLLRAFVRFCHAERAIPSYLTDQTLDAIDRSEPEYRRAICSRRPQSPAALLAGLGAFDPEEPGDRPGDEPWYEGISDTDPWEYDSFMRGLLEQAVGGPEALDALDDAPLPDEPFDWSGIAEDVHQRVAEVLAGCDRCCDELLDVEYRTAARRVLARIARRGPEVFRRRGRADTAAAAICWIVARANGRFDQRMGGLTQKAMLAHFGLTGSSSQRAGTLLKAGGFPTSTFDLTLGSPDYLVSTRRLGIIDIRDQLGEGR, encoded by the coding sequence ATGGCAAGACGAGGCCGGCACCGCAAGGGTGGCCGGGTCACCCCCAAGGGGACCCGGCCGCTGTCGTACCAACTGCGCCAGCCCGGCGAGACGGGCTGGCACGACCCGGAGCCCGACCTGCTGCGCAACGTGCGCCGCGCCGCCGCCGACGACGATCCACTGCCGCTGTTGGCGCTGGCCAGCTCGCTGCTCGGTGCTGTTGATCCTCGAGGGGTCGACCCGTTCGAGTCCCCCGAGCCCAGAGCCGATCACCTCACGCGCGACGAATTGATCCACTCGTTCCTGGAGGTCGACCGCCCGGAGACCTCCGTGCTCCTGGCCGCCATCGCCGCCCTGAGCACCGACGACGTCGAATCCCGGCGCATCACCCGGGTCCTCGACCAGCGAGGTCACCGGCTCCCGGCGTGGCTGACCACCATCGGCGACTCCCAGGCCTACCAGACCATCGAGATGGTGCACGTGCTCGGCGACGGCGACAACGTGGTCGTGGGGGTGCGGCTGCCGAGCGGCCACGAGCTCACCGCCGTGGTCTACATCGACCACAACCTGGGCACCATCGTGAAGGACGCGTTCGTGGTCCCCGAGCCCATCGGCGAGCTCACCGAGATGATGCGGGCCACGGCGAACGACCCGGACACGACCTTCTCGGAGATACCACTGGCCGACGCCAAGGCCCGCATCGTCGAGGCGATCGAGCTCGCCTCGATCACCTACCCGCCGTTCGAGAGCGACACCTGGCCAGCGTGCCGCGCCCTGGTGGAGTGGATGGCCGGCCTGCTGCCCGCCGGTGGCCGGGGCTACGAGCGGCCGGTGTGGACGGATGACGACCGCCAGGCCCTGACCGACCGGTTCTTCGCCTCACCGGTCGGCGCCCCCCTTGACGACCGGGATCGGCGGGATCTGCTCGACACCTTCCTGTGGTTCGGCTGCGACTACGGCCCCGGCGACCCGATGCGCTGGAGTCCCGTCGCGGTCGAGATCCTCCTCCTCGACTGGTTGCCCCGCAAGGTGATGGCCGGGCAGGCCTTCCTGGCGAAGGCGCCAGACCTGCTGCGGGCCTTCGTGCGCTTCTGCCATGCGGAGCGCGCCATCCCCTCCTACCTCACCGACCAGACGCTCGACGCCATCGACCGCTCGGAGCCCGAGTACCGCCGCGCCATCTGCTCCCGTCGCCCGCAGAGCCCCGCTGCCCTCCTCGCCGGCCTCGGCGCGTTCGACCCGGAAGAGCCCGGGGATCGCCCCGGTGACGAACCCTGGTACGAGGGCATCAGTGACACTGACCCCTGGGAGTACGACTCGTTCATGCGGGGGCTCCTCGAGCAGGCGGTCGGTGGACCCGAGGCACTCGACGCACTCGACGACGCCCCGCTGCCCGACGAGCCGTTCGACTGGTCCGGTATCGCCGAGGACGTCCACCAACGGGTGGCCGAGGTGCTCGCGGGATGCGACCGGTGCTGCGATGAGCTGCTCGACGTGGAGTACCGCACCGCGGCCCGGCGGGTGCTGGCTCGCATCGCCCGGCGGGGACCGGAGGTGTTCCGGCGCCGAGGGAGGGCGGACACCGCGGCGGCGGCCATCTGCTGGATCGTGGCCCGGGCCAACGGCCGATTCGACCAGCGGATGGGTGGTCTCACCCAGAAGGCGATGCTCGCGCACTTCGGACTCACGGGCAGCAGCTCCCAGCGGGCCGGCACCCTGCTCAAGGCGGGTGGCTTCCCCACCTCCACGTTCGACCTCACGCTCGGTTCACCCGACTACCTGGTCTCGACCCGCCGGCTGGGCATCATCGACATCCGCGACCAGCTCGGCGAGGGCCGCTGA
- a CDS encoding RES family NAD+ phosphorylase encodes MDVDPTRVAAARLSPFSGEGWRHLSPRLDPLSGEGARLHGGRFNPAGSFPVLYICRTRPCVVAEFQRLGERQPIGVDGLLPRHLYRYDIRLDRVLDLTDAGTRHEVGIGLDVLTGPDWATCQDLGATAHTLGIQAVLSPSAAGVDDVLAVFVQHIGLGTVEPTLVEEWRTIDDLGTP; translated from the coding sequence ATGGACGTCGACCCGACTCGTGTCGCCGCGGCAAGGCTGTCGCCGTTCAGCGGTGAAGGCTGGCGCCACCTGAGCCCCCGCCTTGACCCGCTGAGCGGTGAGGGTGCCCGGCTGCATGGCGGTCGCTTCAACCCGGCCGGCAGCTTCCCCGTTCTCTACATCTGCCGCACACGTCCATGCGTGGTCGCCGAGTTCCAGCGCTTGGGCGAGCGGCAACCGATCGGCGTCGATGGGCTCTTGCCGCGCCATCTGTATCGCTACGACATCCGCCTCGATCGTGTGCTCGACCTCACGGACGCTGGCACGCGACACGAAGTCGGGATTGGTCTCGATGTGCTGACCGGTCCGGACTGGGCGACCTGCCAAGACCTCGGTGCGACTGCGCACACCCTCGGGATCCAGGCCGTCCTGTCGCCGTCTGCTGCCGGTGTCGACGACGTGCTCGCCGTCTTCGTCCAGCACATCGGGCTCGGGACCGTCGAGCCCACACTGGTCGAGGAGTGGCGCACCATCGACGATCTCGGCACCCCGTGA
- a CDS encoding antitoxin Xre/MbcA/ParS toxin-binding domain-containing protein, which yields MLDELIETHVIDVGDVARITGATPRSVSRWATSKTHPRREAEDRLLELKAVVDVLRSVLRDEPARLWLRSPNPDLDWRKPLELIAEGEYHRVIASVLAMAEGVTA from the coding sequence GTGCTGGACGAGCTGATCGAAACGCACGTCATCGACGTTGGCGACGTCGCTCGGATCACTGGCGCGACTCCGAGGAGCGTCAGCCGCTGGGCCACCTCGAAAACCCACCCTCGGCGCGAGGCCGAGGATCGACTCCTCGAGTTGAAGGCCGTCGTCGACGTACTCCGCTCCGTTCTTCGGGACGAACCAGCTCGGCTGTGGCTTCGTAGCCCGAACCCAGATCTCGATTGGCGGAAGCCCTTGGAGCTGATCGCCGAAGGCGAGTACCACCGAGTCATCGCGTCGGTCCTCGCCATGGCCGAAGGCGTGACCGCATAG
- a CDS encoding ferredoxin gives MSYSVWIDQDLCTGDGICAEIAPDIFVLLDDGLAYVKDGSGVKKDPGGPQGIVAIPDGNLDAVIEAAEECPGECIFIEPS, from the coding sequence ATGAGCTACAGCGTCTGGATCGACCAGGATCTCTGCACCGGTGACGGCATCTGCGCGGAGATCGCGCCGGACATCTTCGTGCTGCTCGACGACGGCCTCGCTTACGTGAAGGACGGAAGCGGGGTCAAGAAGGACCCCGGCGGCCCGCAGGGCATCGTCGCCATCCCCGATGGCAACCTCGACGCGGTCATCGAGGCGGCGGAGGAGTGCCCCGGGGAGTGCATCTTCATCGAGCCCAGCTGA
- a CDS encoding SDR family NAD(P)-dependent oxidoreductase: MTLPAPAPDRTALVTGASSGIGAEIARDLARRGHGVTLVARRADRLDALAAELREQGVRAEVLPADLADRAARAELPGRIDALGVTVDILVNNAGLSTVGPVARSDPEAEINMVEVDVVAVVDLCSRFLPGMVERGRGAVLNVASTAAFQPLPGQAGYAAGKAFVLSYTRSLSGELRGTGVTATALCPGPVKTEFSDVAGFTGEDESALPSFMWERADAVARVGVDALDRGRTVAIPGTANRVVAFAASLTPKELLVPMLASRHPGLRRSRS; encoded by the coding sequence ATGACCCTTCCCGCCCCCGCCCCTGATCGCACCGCACTGGTCACCGGCGCCTCCTCCGGCATCGGCGCCGAGATCGCCCGTGATCTGGCCCGCCGTGGCCACGGGGTCACCCTCGTCGCCCGCCGGGCCGACCGACTCGACGCCCTCGCCGCCGAACTGCGTGAGCAGGGCGTCCGAGCCGAGGTGCTCCCCGCCGACCTCGCCGACCGGGCGGCACGGGCCGAGCTCCCCGGGCGCATCGACGCCCTGGGGGTCACGGTCGACATCCTGGTCAACAACGCCGGGCTCTCGACCGTCGGCCCGGTCGCCCGATCAGACCCCGAGGCGGAGATCAACATGGTCGAGGTCGACGTGGTGGCGGTGGTCGATCTGTGCAGCCGGTTCCTCCCCGGGATGGTGGAGCGGGGCCGGGGGGCGGTGCTCAACGTGGCCTCCACCGCGGCCTTCCAGCCGCTGCCCGGCCAGGCCGGCTACGCGGCGGGCAAGGCGTTCGTCCTCTCCTACACCCGCAGCCTGAGTGGCGAGCTGCGCGGCACGGGCGTCACCGCCACCGCCCTGTGCCCCGGGCCGGTGAAGACCGAGTTCAGCGACGTGGCCGGCTTCACCGGTGAGGATGAGAGCGCGCTGCCGAGCTTCATGTGGGAGCGCGCCGACGCGGTGGCCCGGGTCGGTGTCGACGCCCTCGACCGGGGCCGCACCGTGGCCATACCCGGGACCGCCAACCGGGTGGTCGCCTTCGCCGCCTCCCTGACCCCGAAGGAGCTGCTGGTGCCCATGCTCGCCAGCCGCCACCCCGGTCTTCGGCGGTCCCGATCCTGA
- a CDS encoding sulfatase-like hydrolase/transferase produces MAVGAPTPNIDRLARRGLLLTSCYSEPSCTPSRASLLTGRLPMRHGLLRPPMYGEPGGLAGEITLAQLLSDAGYVTQAVGKWHMGENVESQPQHVGFDDFYGFLSVSDMYTEWRDPYFFPEIVYSEERTRWVQNLPFNKCFVHATRGAELETVEEVTIPVLSELDDRWATYSLEFIRRMGARYARTGMSDACWGTRLTCR; encoded by the coding sequence GTGGCGGTCGGGGCCCCCACGCCGAACATCGATCGGCTGGCTCGGCGTGGCCTGCTGCTCACCTCCTGCTACAGCGAGCCCTCCTGCACGCCGTCGCGGGCGTCGCTGCTGACCGGTCGCCTGCCGATGCGCCACGGCCTGCTGCGCCCACCGATGTACGGCGAGCCCGGTGGGCTCGCCGGTGAGATCACCCTCGCGCAGTTGCTGTCCGACGCCGGCTACGTGACCCAGGCGGTCGGCAAGTGGCACATGGGCGAGAACGTCGAGTCCCAGCCCCAGCACGTCGGCTTCGACGATTTCTACGGGTTCCTGTCCGTGTCGGACATGTACACCGAGTGGCGCGACCCGTACTTCTTCCCCGAGATCGTCTACAGCGAGGAACGCACCCGCTGGGTGCAGAACCTGCCGTTCAACAAGTGCTTCGTGCACGCCACCCGCGGCGCCGAGCTCGAGACGGTCGAGGAGGTCACCATCCCGGTGCTGTCGGAGCTCGACGACCGCTGGGCGACCTACTCGCTCGAGTTCATCCGCCGGATGGGGGCCCGGTACGCACGAACTGGCATGTCAGACGCGTGCTGGGGCACGCGTCTGACATGCCGGTAG
- a CDS encoding endonuclease/exonuclease/phosphatase family protein codes for MRTTPAVPRLPVGRTMVLATTWVVTVGSSAVVLSSILGFTWGPTHAALQMVLPYYVLASSAALGVAVWFGRRRLAVVAGLTTVAVCTMMVPLAVGSNAAEGSGAATLDVYVANLRFDNPTPERAVDQALASGADVLVLIELTPAYVKLFHRRGADEHYPFQELDAARDTYGTGIFSRLPLREARVEKVGGIDMPTGAVRVGDRDVEVWGVHVGAPTGEGQVQRWEWRLGQLRRFATRLDGPTVIAGDFNAGRWHPAFRSLLERGVLRDAHEAVGRGLSSSWPMEGQGLRALGPFTRLDHALLHEVDVVGVRDLPAAGSDHRPFVVTLAVSTDP; via the coding sequence ATGCGCACCACGCCGGCCGTTCCACGCCTGCCGGTCGGGCGCACGATGGTGCTCGCGACGACGTGGGTCGTTACCGTGGGTTCCTCCGCCGTGGTGCTCTCTTCGATCCTGGGCTTCACGTGGGGTCCTACGCACGCCGCCCTGCAGATGGTGTTGCCCTACTACGTGCTGGCGTCGTCGGCGGCGCTGGGGGTCGCGGTGTGGTTCGGCCGGCGCCGGCTGGCCGTGGTGGCCGGACTCACGACCGTGGCGGTGTGCACGATGATGGTCCCCCTCGCTGTGGGATCGAACGCAGCGGAGGGGTCGGGGGCGGCCACGCTCGACGTGTACGTAGCCAACCTCCGCTTCGACAACCCCACCCCTGAGCGCGCCGTCGACCAGGCCCTGGCGTCGGGCGCGGACGTGCTGGTCCTGATCGAGCTCACCCCGGCCTACGTCAAGCTGTTCCACCGACGCGGCGCGGACGAGCACTATCCGTTCCAAGAGCTGGACGCGGCCCGCGACACCTACGGCACGGGGATCTTCTCGCGCCTGCCGCTGCGGGAGGCCCGGGTGGAGAAGGTCGGTGGCATCGACATGCCCACCGGCGCGGTGCGGGTCGGCGATCGGGACGTGGAGGTCTGGGGAGTCCACGTGGGTGCCCCCACCGGCGAGGGTCAGGTGCAACGCTGGGAGTGGCGACTCGGCCAGCTCCGCCGGTTCGCGACCCGCCTCGACGGGCCGACGGTGATCGCGGGGGACTTCAACGCCGGTCGCTGGCATCCGGCATTCCGGTCACTGCTCGAGCGTGGCGTTCTCCGGGACGCCCACGAGGCGGTCGGTCGGGGGCTCAGCTCCTCGTGGCCGATGGAGGGTCAGGGGTTGCGAGCCCTCGGCCCCTTCACCCGGCTCGACCATGCCCTGTTGCACGAGGTCGATGTGGTGGGGGTGCGGGATCTGCCCGCCGCGGGCAGCGACCATCGCCCGTTCGTGGTCACCCTCGCGGTGAGCACCGACCCCTGA
- a CDS encoding acyl-CoA thioesterase — protein MQLTDILDLEDHGRDTFVGAGPRYPWGGLYGGQIVAQALRAAAATVAADFDVHSLRAYFIRRGDHTEPVRYEVDRIRDGRSFCTRRVVARQAVGAILNLEASFQAAERSDDIETVSLPAGLPVPGELEPSSWSPVFERRFVPPSRIAPGERSGAGRAAAWLRVLDELDGDQLLHRAALAYLSDDLPTDAVVRAHPLASEPEEVLHQVLFTASLDHTIWFHRPIRADRWHLHDFTCHTFVGGRGLAIGHVFTEDGTHAATIAQEVLLRDSRERGT, from the coding sequence GTGCAGCTCACCGACATCCTGGACCTCGAGGACCACGGGCGAGACACCTTCGTCGGGGCCGGCCCCCGCTACCCCTGGGGAGGGCTCTACGGCGGTCAGATCGTGGCACAGGCGTTGCGGGCCGCGGCGGCGACCGTCGCCGCGGACTTCGACGTGCACTCCCTGCGGGCCTACTTCATCCGCCGCGGCGACCACACCGAGCCGGTGCGCTACGAGGTGGACCGCATCCGCGACGGCCGGTCGTTCTGCACTCGCCGGGTGGTGGCTCGTCAGGCCGTCGGGGCCATCCTCAACCTGGAGGCCTCCTTCCAGGCCGCCGAGCGCAGTGACGACATCGAGACGGTGTCGCTCCCGGCCGGGCTGCCGGTGCCCGGCGAGCTGGAGCCCAGCTCCTGGAGCCCGGTGTTCGAGCGCCGCTTCGTGCCCCCCTCGCGGATCGCCCCGGGTGAGCGCTCCGGTGCCGGCCGGGCCGCCGCCTGGCTGCGGGTCCTCGACGAGCTCGACGGCGACCAGCTCCTGCACCGCGCCGCCCTGGCCTACCTCTCCGACGATCTGCCCACCGACGCCGTCGTGCGCGCCCACCCGCTCGCCAGCGAGCCCGAGGAGGTGCTGCACCAGGTCCTGTTCACCGCCAGCCTCGACCACACCATCTGGTTCCACCGCCCGATCCGGGCCGATCGCTGGCACCTGCACGACTTCACCTGCCACACCTTCGTGGGTGGCCGGGGGTTGGCTATCGGCCACGTGTTCACCGAGGACGGCACCCACGCGGCCACGATCGCCCAGGAGGTGCTGCTGCGCGACAGCCGCGAGCGAGGGACCTGA
- a CDS encoding sulfotransferase family protein: MLAVEELLESACAATGLDDLGPPTWQEGLAVLVDSANGDARLTEVGELILAAQIGSSLTNRLRVVDWHRTHPEAARSTVEQPVFILGLPRTGTTLLSYLLDADPRNRSLLRWEAFAAVPPPDPATVEGDPRVAAAQAEMDALYTSAPEFKAIHYEAADGPTECVTVLGQDFRSVHYETLANLPAYGEWHQSCDMVPAYEWHRTMLQTLQWAWPGRWVLKSPCHNLALDALDTVYPDARFVCTHRDPTEVVASLCSLVSVLTGLGTDHDFDAYIGQRWLDLAATMIDRFVDFRPRAGEERFHDVDYRALAADPIGVASELYRWLGWPFDPEAHAAMDAYVAANPKGRFGRHEYDLARFGLAAEQVRERFSAYRARFDLG; this comes from the coding sequence ATGCTGGCCGTCGAGGAGCTCCTGGAGTCGGCGTGCGCCGCCACCGGGCTCGACGATCTCGGCCCGCCGACCTGGCAGGAAGGCCTGGCGGTGCTCGTCGACTCCGCGAACGGCGACGCCCGGCTCACCGAGGTCGGCGAGCTGATCCTCGCCGCGCAGATCGGCAGCTCTCTCACCAACCGCCTCCGGGTCGTCGACTGGCACCGCACCCACCCCGAAGCTGCCCGGTCCACGGTGGAGCAGCCCGTGTTCATCCTCGGCCTGCCCCGTACCGGCACCACGCTGCTCAGCTACCTGCTCGACGCCGATCCTCGGAATCGCTCGCTCCTGCGTTGGGAGGCCTTCGCAGCGGTCCCGCCACCCGACCCGGCCACGGTCGAGGGCGACCCGCGGGTGGCGGCCGCGCAGGCTGAGATGGACGCCCTGTACACGTCGGCCCCCGAGTTCAAGGCCATCCACTACGAGGCGGCCGACGGCCCCACCGAGTGTGTGACCGTGCTCGGCCAGGACTTCCGCAGCGTCCACTACGAGACCCTCGCCAACCTGCCTGCCTATGGCGAGTGGCACCAGAGCTGCGACATGGTGCCCGCGTACGAGTGGCACCGAACCATGCTGCAGACGCTGCAGTGGGCCTGGCCTGGTCGCTGGGTGCTCAAGTCCCCTTGCCACAACCTGGCGCTCGATGCTCTGGACACGGTGTACCCCGACGCCCGTTTCGTGTGCACCCACCGCGACCCCACCGAGGTGGTGGCCTCGCTGTGCAGCCTGGTGTCGGTGCTCACCGGTCTGGGCACCGACCACGACTTCGACGCGTACATCGGGCAGCGATGGCTCGACCTCGCGGCGACGATGATCGACCGCTTCGTCGACTTCCGCCCGCGCGCCGGTGAGGAGCGGTTCCACGACGTCGACTACCGGGCGCTCGCGGCCGACCCGATCGGCGTGGCTTCCGAGCTGTACCGCTGGTTGGGCTGGCCGTTCGACCCGGAGGCGCACGCAGCGATGGACGCGTACGTGGCCGCCAACCCCAAAGGGCGGTTCGGCCGCCACGAGTACGACCTCGCCCGGTTCGGCTTGGCGGCGGAGCAGGTGCGGGAGCGGTTCAGCGCGTACCGGGCTCGCTTCGACCTGGGGTAG
- a CDS encoding YVTN family beta-propeller repeat protein gives MRASTSPRWWRAVGLLITLALTPGALACSGWDAATAPTTTTAPTDDASTAPHPADSGGSPPAIDTVSDMPPVVDPANLYSETAAGKLQPWLAEVPLRVYVPNGRSNDVTVIDVATKQVIGTFPVDAEPQHVVPSYDLRTLWVLSNQGYSLTAIDPPSGEPVATLAVEDPYNLYFTPDGSEAIVVAEALRRLDFRDPHTMALHRSLEVPDCAGINHIDFSIDGRYLIATCEFAGRLAKIDLLERRVVGMLELSGGGMPQDVRISPDGKTFYVAEMMRNGVYLIDAATFTEIGFVETGVGAHGLYPSRDATKLYVINRGSNRVPGPPRGPGSVAVLDLATNQVVDRWEVPGGGSPDMGNLTPDGRELWLGGRYDDEVYVFDTTTGALAGRIPVGKGPHGLTVWPQPGRYSLGHTGNMR, from the coding sequence ATGCGCGCGTCGACCAGCCCACGATGGTGGCGTGCCGTAGGCCTGCTCATCACCCTGGCGCTGACCCCGGGCGCGCTCGCTTGCTCGGGCTGGGATGCGGCCACGGCACCCACCACGACCACTGCGCCGACCGACGACGCCTCGACCGCCCCCCACCCGGCCGACAGCGGTGGCTCGCCGCCGGCGATCGACACCGTGTCGGACATGCCACCGGTGGTCGATCCCGCGAACCTCTACAGCGAGACCGCGGCCGGCAAGCTGCAACCCTGGCTCGCCGAGGTCCCGCTGAGGGTCTACGTGCCGAACGGCCGTTCCAACGACGTGACGGTGATCGACGTCGCCACCAAGCAGGTCATCGGCACCTTCCCGGTTGACGCCGAGCCCCAGCACGTCGTGCCTTCGTACGACCTGCGGACGCTGTGGGTACTGAGCAACCAGGGCTACTCGCTCACCGCGATCGACCCGCCGAGCGGCGAGCCGGTCGCCACCCTGGCGGTCGAGGATCCCTACAACCTCTACTTCACCCCCGACGGGAGCGAAGCCATCGTGGTGGCCGAGGCGCTGCGGCGGCTGGACTTCCGCGACCCGCACACCATGGCGCTGCACCGCAGCCTCGAGGTACCCGACTGCGCGGGGATCAACCACATCGACTTCTCCATCGACGGCCGCTACCTGATCGCCACCTGTGAGTTCGCCGGACGCCTGGCGAAGATCGACCTGCTCGAGCGGCGGGTGGTGGGGATGCTGGAGCTCAGCGGCGGGGGGATGCCCCAGGACGTCCGAATCTCGCCCGACGGCAAGACCTTCTACGTGGCCGAGATGATGCGCAACGGCGTGTACCTGATCGACGCGGCCACCTTCACCGAGATCGGCTTCGTGGAGACGGGTGTCGGCGCGCACGGCCTGTACCCCAGCCGGGACGCGACGAAGCTCTACGTCATCAACCGGGGATCGAACCGGGTGCCCGGCCCGCCACGAGGGCCGGGGAGCGTGGCGGTGCTGGACCTCGCCACCAACCAGGTCGTCGACCGCTGGGAGGTGCCCGGCGGCGGCAGCCCCGACATGGGCAACCTGACGCCCGACGGCCGGGAGCTGTGGCTGGGTGGTCGCTACGACGACGAGGTCTACGTGTTCGACACCACCACCGGGGCGCTGGCGGGACGGATCCCGGTGGGGAAGGGCCCGCACGGGCTCACGGTGTGGCCCCAGCCGGGGCGCTACAGCCTGGGGCACACCGGCAACATGCGCTGA